One Alphaproteobacteria bacterium genomic window, CGAAAGCTCTGGTTTGCCATCCAGCCCTAACCATGACAGACATTTTTTTCAGCGGAATCCCTTGCCTTTCTATATTTTCTAATTCATCTGCAATATATTTAGCCTCTTCTTCACCGCTAAAACATCCCCTAACCTGAACCTTTAAAGATGTGTCTTTATTATTTTTATCACAAGGTTTTAACTCTTTTCCTAAGCGATTAGAATTATTATCAACTAGGTGAGAAGCTGACGCCAATATATGCTTTGTAGATCTATAATTAGTTTCAAGTCTAACTATTTTAGTACCACTAAAATCTTTTTCGAATCTAAGAATATTCTCAACTTCAGCACCTCTCCAAGAATATATAGATTGATCATCATCACCAACAACACAAATATTTTTATTTTTTTGAGCCAGAAGCCTTATGATTAAATACTGAACAACATTAGTATCTTGGTACTCATCTACCAAAATATACTTAAACTTATCCTGGTAATATTCTAATATATCATCATTGTTTTTTAATATCTCATATGTATATAAAAGGAAATCTCCAAAATCTATAGCATTCATTTCTTTCAATCTTCTTTGATAATGCATATATATATCCTGCATTTTACCATCAAATAAAGCTATATACTCCGGAGGAATTGAATCAAAATTTCTACCTTTATCTTTAATTCTGGAAATAACATCTAAAACATATCCCGCTGGATTATCGGTCGAATCCAAAAATACATCCTGCTCCAACACCTTCTTCACAACCCTTTTAGAATCTGACTGATCTAATATTGTAAAATTATCTTGAAAACCTATTTTATCATAGTATTTTCTCAAGATTCTTAAAAACATCGAATGGAATGTTCCAACCCACATATTTTGAGAAAAACCACCCACTATATTGGAAATTCTTTCTTGCATCTCTTTACCCGCCTTATTAGTAAAGGTCAATGCTAATATATTGCTTGGAGAACATTTTCCTGAGTGTAAAATATATGCTATCCTAGAAGTTAGAACTTTTGTTTTTCCTGTTCCAGCTCCAGATAAAATTAATAAAGGCCCATCCGTTTCTAATACTGCCTCTCTTTGTTCTGAATTTAACTCTTCAATCCACTTAGGATCCTTACTTTCTAATACTTCTAGCACTATCTCTCACCATGTCAAATATATGAAAAACTATAAAATTTTGTTTGATTTTTGTTCTAAGGTAATGTATCATATAAAAAAATAAATGACTAGTAAAAAATTAATATTTTAAGGGGATTTTCATGCATTTTTTACTTTATCCAATATTCCAAATATCTGATATTGTATTGAACCTAATATACTATGTAGTTTTAATTGATTTGATACTTAATTGGCTTATGAATTTTAATATAGTAGATAGAGGAAATGAAATTGCTATAAAAGTAGTTAGACTTACAAATAGTATTTTATACCCTATATATAGTAGAATAAGACGAGTTTTAAGGCCAATTAATGGATTAGACTTCTCACCCTTAGTATTAATTTTAGCCATATCATTCGCTAAAAATTTACTATTCTCTCTTTACAAGATGTTATAAATTTAACTGAAAGGCACTTTTATGAAAAAAGATATTAGAGAAATTGTTTTTGACACAGAAACAACAGGTTTCTATTATGATAAAACCGATAGATTAATTGAAATAGGTGCTATAGAGCTTATAAACCATATTCCAACAGGAAGAACATATCATTCATATATAAATCCTCAAAGAGATGTGCCTGAAGCAGCCTATAAAATTCATAAATTATCTACCGAATTTCTTAGAGATAAAGCTTTATTCTCTCAAGTGTATAAAGATTTTCTTGATTTTATAGGTGATGATACTTTAATTGCGCATAATGCTAGTTTCGATATGAACTTTATTAATGCTGAACTTAAAAGAATTGGAGAACCAACTTTAGAAAATAAAGTTATAGACACCCTAACACTAGCTAGGAGAAAGTTTCCTTCTGCCAGATCCAACTCTTTAGATGCCTTATGTAATAGATTTGGTATATCTTTAGCACAAAGAAATAAAGATGGCCACGGAGCTTTATTAGACTCTGAAATATTGGCAAAAGTTTATATAGAGCTTATTGGCGGAAAAGAAATAAACATGTTTGCTGAAACAGAGCAAAAAAAAGATAAGAAAAAAGAAAAAAAGGTAGTAAAAACAAAGAAGATAAAAAGAGAATTTAAAGCTGCTAGAGAGTTTAAATTAAAAGAAAAGGAGTTAGAAACTCATAACTCCTTTATAAAAAACCTTGATACAGATGCTATTTGGAACAAACGCCTATAGTTCTTAAAATATCTTGAAGATTATCTATATCTTTAAATTTAATTTCTATTTTACCACTTGGCTTTTTAGTTCTTTTGGAGAATTTTAAAGCCACTTTTGTATCTAAATACTCACTTATATCATTTTCAATAGATTTAAAATCATCACTTAATTCATTTTGAAGTTTATTTATTGGATTAGTATAATTTATACCTTCCTTCTCAACTTCTTTATTACCCAAAGCTTCTACTAAAATCTTTCCTGTTAATATATCTCTAATTAAAGCTTCTGTTTCTCTAACAGAAATACCTTCTTTTATAATATGATCAACAACTTTATCAGCATCATCTTTTTCAAGCCTTAATAAGGGTCTAGCATGACCTTGAGTTATAAAATCTTCTTTAATTAGATTTTTAACTTTTTTAGATAGATTTATTAGATTTAAAGCATTTGATATATAGGCTAAACTCTTAGATAACTTTTTAGCCAACATATCTTTTGAATAACCGTATTTCTCCATTAAAAAGTTAAAAGCATATGCCTCATCTATAGAGTTAAGGTCTTCTCTTTGTAAATTTTCAATAATACCTATTTCCCAAGCCTCTTTATCTTTAGCTTCTAATATTATGGCCGGAATAGTATCTAAGTTAACTTTTTTAGCAGCTCGCCATCTTCTTTCACCAGATATAATATAAAAACCAGCAGAATCACCCTCTCTTTTTCTAATAAATATAGGTTGTAAAACACCCTTTTCTTTTATAGAAGAAGCTAACTCATCTATAGTACTTTCATGAAAAGTTCTTCTAGGTTGCTTTTGTTCTGGATCTGGGTTAATTAAACTAACCTTAATCATTGATATTTTAGGATTTTTAGAGTCACCTAAAGAAGTATCTTTAGATTTATTAAAAACCTCTTCCTGCTTTCTTATTTCATCTATAATATTATTATCTCCAATTAAAGCAGATAAACCTTTTCCTAATTTTCTTTCTGACATAATTTTCTCCTTATTACACGTGTAAATGTTATTAAATTCTCTTCAAAAGCTCATTAGCTAATCTTATATAAGCCTGACTTCCTGGACACTGTTCATCGTAAGTTATAACAGGCTTTCCATAAGAAGGCGCCTCAGAAACCCTAACATTTCTTGGAATTCTAGTATAAAAAACCTTATTACCAAAAACCTCCTCTATATCATCTTTAACCAAGGAAGATAATCTATTTCTTTTATCATACATAGTCATAACCAATCCTTCTATAATAAGATTGGGATTAGTTGTTTTTTGAACAACAGAAATAGTCTTAACCAAATGAGTAATTCCTTCTAAAGCAAAAAACTCACATTGAACAGGTATCAAAACCCCAGTAGAAGCAGTTAAAGAACTTAATGTAAGCAAACCCAAAGAAGGAGGACAATCCAATAAAATAAAATCATACAAATTTTCAAGCCCTTCCAACCTCTTCTTTAAAGTGAAAAGCTTGTGTTCTGTTTCTGATATTTCAACTTCAGCTCCCGCTAAGTCAACAGTTGCCGGGACTATATCTAAATTTTGAACAGATGTTTTTTTAATAGATGTCTTTATACTATCATTACTAACCAAACAATTGTATATATTTTTAACTCTATTATTTTCATCAATACCCAATCCAGTCGATGAATTTCCCTGGGGATCTAAATCAATAATTAAAACCCTTTTTCCCTTTATTGCTAAAGCAGAAGCAAGATTAATAACAGTGGTAGTTTTCCCAACACCACCCTTTTGATTTATAACTGAAAGTATCTTAGTATCCATTTAATTCTCCAATTCATCCTAATAAAATTATTTTATTAAATAGATCTGGATTTTGCAAGACTTTTTCAAAAAATACCGTCGAATCTACGTATATTTTATGAAAAACAAAAAAACATCATTACACGTGTAAACGCACATTTTTTATTATTACTATCTTCACTGAGCTATAAACAGAACTATCTACAATATCATAATCAAACAAATATTTTGTTTCAGCTTCTTTTATTTCTTGCTTTATATTTTCACCTTTTAATAAAATATATTCTGTGTCTTTAGATCTCATTCCAGAACTTAAATCAAATATATTTAATAAAGAAGAAAATGCTCTGCATGTTATAACATCAGCTATATCATCAATCCTTTCAACTCTTTTATTTAATATATTTGTCGATTTTAGAGAATATGCTATTTTAACTTGCTGCATAAATGCACATTTCCTAACATCACTCTCAACCAAATTTATATTACTATAACCCTCTATAGCTAAAGGAAGTCCAGGGAAGCCACCACCAGCACCTAAATCATATATCTTAACAGTCTTATCTTTTATATAATTACCTAACTCTATCGAGTCTTTGATATGCCTTTTATAGGCCTCACTTAATGTAGTAGAACTAACTAAGTTAATTTTACTTTGCCATTTATTTAGTAAATCTATATATTTTTGATATTTTTCTTCCATTATTATCAATCCTTTGCTATTTTATAACTGAATTATTATAATAAAAAGGTTATAAAAAATGAACAAAAAAAATATATTATTTTTATCAATAGTTTTTCTACTTATTATTTTTGCCCTTAGCAACAGGAATGGAAAAGTTATCAAAT contains:
- a CDS encoding UvrD-helicase domain-containing protein produces the protein MLEVLESKDPKWIEELNSEQREAVLETDGPLLILSGAGTGKTKVLTSRIAYILHSGKCSPSNILALTFTNKAGKEMQERISNIVGGFSQNMWVGTFHSMFLRILRKYYDKIGFQDNFTILDQSDSKRVVKKVLEQDVFLDSTDNPAGYVLDVISRIKDKGRNFDSIPPEYIALFDGKMQDIYMHYQRRLKEMNAIDFGDFLLYTYEILKNNDDILEYYQDKFKYILVDEYQDTNVVQYLIIRLLAQKNKNICVVGDDDQSIYSWRGAEVENILRFEKDFSGTKIVRLETNYRSTKHILASASHLVDNNSNRLGKELKPCDKNNKDTSLKVQVRGCFSGEEEAKYIADELENIERQGIPLKKMSVMVRAGWQTRAFEEVFIKRGINYKIIGGMKFYERKEIKDIIAYLKILYYPSDIVSFERVINTPKRGLGEKTVFKMVEYSRELGKNIIFALSEMIDNNYLKGKAGDQAKNFLKNYYEWINIISGDKLDDNGEEYHHGKLVDYIIKSSGYLDMLKNSKKSEDEGKIENIQELIGVISKNFDSIPEFLDHISLVSDTDDLSDDNAVNVMTLHSGKGLEFDVVFLPGWEEGVFPNGKVIEDCGDKGLEEERRIAYVGITRGKKAVFITYAGSRLQFGKWQQNLPSQFLSELPKAHIEHRTFAKSYGGS
- a CDS encoding YggT family protein, whose translation is MHFLLYPIFQISDIVLNLIYYVVLIDLILNWLMNFNIVDRGNEIAIKVVRLTNSILYPIYSRIRRVLRPINGLDFSPLVLILAISFAKNLLFSLYKML
- the dnaQ gene encoding DNA polymerase III subunit epsilon, which translates into the protein MKKDIREIVFDTETTGFYYDKTDRLIEIGAIELINHIPTGRTYHSYINPQRDVPEAAYKIHKLSTEFLRDKALFSQVYKDFLDFIGDDTLIAHNASFDMNFINAELKRIGEPTLENKVIDTLTLARRKFPSARSNSLDALCNRFGISLAQRNKDGHGALLDSEILAKVYIELIGGKEINMFAETEQKKDKKKEKKVVKTKKIKREFKAAREFKLKEKELETHNSFIKNLDTDAIWNKRL
- a CDS encoding ParB/RepB/Spo0J family partition protein, whose protein sequence is MSERKLGKGLSALIGDNNIIDEIRKQEEVFNKSKDTSLGDSKNPKISMIKVSLINPDPEQKQPRRTFHESTIDELASSIKEKGVLQPIFIRKREGDSAGFYIISGERRWRAAKKVNLDTIPAIILEAKDKEAWEIGIIENLQREDLNSIDEAYAFNFLMEKYGYSKDMLAKKLSKSLAYISNALNLINLSKKVKNLIKEDFITQGHARPLLRLEKDDADKVVDHIIKEGISVRETEALIRDILTGKILVEALGNKEVEKEGINYTNPINKLQNELSDDFKSIENDISEYLDTKVALKFSKRTKKPSGKIEIKFKDIDNLQDILRTIGVCSK
- a CDS encoding ParA family protein; protein product: MDTKILSVINQKGGVGKTTTVINLASALAIKGKRVLIIDLDPQGNSSTGLGIDENNRVKNIYNCLVSNDSIKTSIKKTSVQNLDIVPATVDLAGAEVEISETEHKLFTLKKRLEGLENLYDFILLDCPPSLGLLTLSSLTASTGVLIPVQCEFFALEGITHLVKTISVVQKTTNPNLIIEGLVMTMYDKRNRLSSLVKDDIEEVFGNKVFYTRIPRNVRVSEAPSYGKPVITYDEQCPGSQAYIRLANELLKRI
- the rsmG gene encoding 16S rRNA (guanine(527)-N(7))-methyltransferase RsmG; its protein translation is MEEKYQKYIDLLNKWQSKINLVSSTTLSEAYKRHIKDSIELGNYIKDKTVKIYDLGAGGGFPGLPLAIEGYSNINLVESDVRKCAFMQQVKIAYSLKSTNILNKRVERIDDIADVITCRAFSSLLNIFDLSSGMRSKDTEYILLKGENIKQEIKEAETKYLFDYDIVDSSVYSSVKIVIIKNVRLHV